The following coding sequences lie in one Kribbella sp. NBC_00709 genomic window:
- a CDS encoding PPC domain-containing DNA-binding protein, with translation MRAAELTMGRTFAVHFDHGDDFYPALAEFCAEYRVRQGFIPMFIAGMRDVQLVGTCEKLEDPDAPVWSAVHLENVEAIGGGSLAYDEESGSVLPHIHVSVGLKAHSATAHTSHLLGAKIQFLTEMYLVEVTAPAFSRPRQPDLYNVPLLAFD, from the coding sequence TTGCGCGCCGCTGAACTGACAATGGGTCGGACGTTCGCTGTCCATTTCGACCATGGTGACGACTTCTATCCGGCGCTGGCCGAGTTCTGTGCGGAGTACCGCGTACGTCAGGGCTTCATCCCAATGTTCATCGCCGGCATGCGCGACGTCCAGCTCGTCGGCACCTGCGAGAAGCTCGAGGACCCGGACGCGCCGGTGTGGAGCGCGGTACACCTCGAGAACGTGGAGGCGATCGGCGGTGGAAGCCTCGCGTACGACGAGGAGTCCGGCAGCGTGCTGCCTCACATCCATGTCTCGGTCGGTCTGAAGGCTCACTCGGCCACGGCTCACACCAGCCATCTACTCGGCGCCAAGATCCAGTTCCTCACTGAGATGTACCTCGTTGAGGTCACTGCACCGGCGTTCTCGCGGCCTCGACAACCGGACCTGTACAACGTCCCATTGCTTGCCTTCGATTAG